A stretch of Clostridia bacterium DNA encodes these proteins:
- a CDS encoding haloacid dehalogenase-like hydrolase: protein MKLAIIDFDGTLFPRDTLPFLMEFWLKDGQSKVKYYLVMAQIMPYYGVYKLSFGNRKIKEGFRTHALKAFNRIFDGMNGEEVESFLVRAGKEVRKLLRSSMLDEIGRLRKDGFTTVLLSGAYEHLLKSCTYDIEIDHVIGSKISFVNNVYRADSGLAIVEGRQKVQVIEKYFNLNEQDWSQACAYGDSITDVELLKRVGNPVMVEPDEVLALTGKQLSWRQID, encoded by the coding sequence ATGAAATTAGCTATTATAGACTTTGACGGGACACTGTTTCCAAGAGACACCCTACCTTTTTTGATGGAATTCTGGTTGAAAGATGGGCAGAGCAAGGTGAAATATTATTTAGTCATGGCCCAGATAATGCCATATTATGGAGTATATAAGCTATCGTTTGGAAATAGGAAAATAAAAGAAGGCTTTAGAACACACGCTTTAAAAGCATTCAATAGAATCTTCGATGGCATGAATGGAGAAGAGGTAGAAAGCTTCTTGGTGCGAGCTGGAAAAGAAGTACGAAAACTACTTAGAAGTTCCATGCTAGATGAAATAGGAAGATTAAGAAAAGATGGATTCACCACGGTGCTTCTATCTGGAGCATACGAACACCTACTTAAATCGTGCACATATGATATAGAGATTGACCATGTTATTGGTTCAAAGATTTCTTTTGTCAATAATGTATACCGAGCAGATTCAGGACTAGCCATAGTAGAGGGAAGACAAAAAGTCCAAGTAATTGAAAAATATTTCAATCTAAACGAACAAGATTGGTCACAGGCATGTGCTTATGGCGACAGCATTACGGATGTTGAACTCCTTAAAAGAGTCGGCAATCCAGTCATGGTAGAACCAGACGAAGTACTAGCACTGACCGGAAAACAATTAAGTTGGAGACAAATCGATTAA
- a CDS encoding HPr family phosphocarrier protein, with protein MEIMSIKVENETGLHARPAAEFVKLASEQACEVFVEKDEKRVSAKSILGILTLAITKGTVINIITDGENEKESMETLLNYIRNVI; from the coding sequence ATGGAAATAATGAGTATCAAGGTTGAGAATGAAACCGGCTTGCATGCTAGACCGGCAGCTGAATTCGTAAAGCTTGCTTCTGAGCAGGCATGCGAAGTATTTGTTGAGAAGGATGAGAAAAGAGTGAGTGCCAAAAGCATTTTGGGTATTTTGACGCTGGCCATTACCAAAGGTACGGTAATCAATATCATCACAGATGGAGAAAATGAAAAAGAATCCATGGAAACTCTTTTAAACTATATTCGCAACGTCATTTAG
- the pfkB gene encoding 1-phosphofructokinase: MITTVTLNPAIDKSILLDEVVLGEVHRIKEVVETVGGKGINVSKVLNFFGVATTATGILGRDNADLFTTYLREKGIEDSFYQAAGKTRTNVKVNETKHQRTTDLNEPGLLLNEADIDRVNYKLVTLAGESDYMVLGGSLPRGADDTWYADIIRLVKDKTTVVLDTSGAKLKDGISAGADIIKPNKEELEQAYDVRFADNEECVEFCAELIRGNRLSTVLLTLGGEGAVFITEKVIYHSDPINVNVVNTVGAGDSFLGGYLTGKSIGKNNMEAFRIAVACGSLAVMQKGTDIFSKEEYDEMIEKVVVR, encoded by the coding sequence ATGATTACTACAGTAACTTTGAATCCGGCTATCGATAAATCGATCCTTTTGGATGAAGTCGTACTGGGAGAAGTGCATAGAATTAAGGAAGTTGTGGAAACGGTAGGCGGCAAGGGAATCAACGTATCCAAGGTGTTGAATTTCTTTGGTGTTGCAACCACAGCCACGGGTATCTTGGGAAGAGACAATGCAGATCTCTTTACGACCTACCTGCGAGAAAAAGGAATTGAAGATTCCTTTTACCAAGCGGCAGGAAAGACGAGAACCAATGTCAAAGTAAACGAAACGAAGCATCAACGAACGACAGACTTGAATGAGCCGGGACTCCTGCTAAATGAAGCAGACATCGACAGGGTCAACTACAAGCTGGTCACGCTTGCGGGAGAAAGCGATTATATGGTTCTGGGGGGCAGTCTTCCCAGAGGAGCTGATGACACTTGGTATGCTGACATCATTAGGCTTGTAAAGGACAAGACCACAGTCGTACTGGATACGTCTGGCGCTAAGCTGAAGGATGGTATATCTGCAGGTGCGGACATCATTAAGCCCAATAAGGAAGAACTGGAGCAGGCGTATGATGTGCGTTTTGCCGACAATGAGGAATGTGTGGAGTTTTGCGCTGAATTGATAAGAGGCAACAGACTGAGTACAGTTCTGCTGACCCTGGGTGGTGAAGGGGCAGTATTTATCACGGAAAAAGTCATCTACCACAGTGATCCAATCAACGTAAATGTGGTCAATACGGTTGGAGCAGGGGATTCGTTTTTAGGTGGATATCTGACCGGTAAGAGCATAGGAAAAAACAATATGGAAGCCTTTAGGATTGCGGTTGCTTGCGGTAGCCTTGCTGTAATGCAAAAGGGAACAGATATTTTCAGCAAGGAAGAGTATGACGAAATGATCGAAAAGGTTGTAGTGAGATAA
- the panB gene encoding 3-methyl-2-oxobutanoate hydroxymethyltransferase codes for MNTVKTIREMKDVTKISFVTAYDSFTARYADEAGIDGLLVGDSVGMTHLGFQNTTSVKPKHILHHLKAVCSSKTKALVVADMPFLSCNRGKKKAVEIAGKFIQAGASAVKIEGGSQQKKIIKALLKAGIPVMGHLGLLPQQIHTMGGYLYKNRTEKQKEWILEEAKLLQGLGVFCLVLECVDEKTATRIRDQLSIPVIGIGSGRGLDGQILVSNDLLGLSIDYVPSFANQYAQLGQQMITAFARYVEDVKK; via the coding sequence ATGAATACAGTAAAAACAATTCGAGAAATGAAAGACGTAACCAAGATAAGCTTCGTTACCGCCTACGACAGCTTCACGGCAAGATATGCAGATGAAGCAGGGATAGACGGCCTACTAGTTGGAGACTCAGTAGGCATGACACATCTAGGCTTCCAAAACACCACCAGTGTAAAACCCAAACACATCTTACATCACCTAAAAGCTGTTTGCTCTTCTAAGACAAAAGCATTAGTAGTTGCCGATATGCCCTTCCTTAGCTGTAACAGGGGCAAAAAGAAGGCAGTAGAAATTGCCGGAAAATTCATCCAAGCAGGCGCCTCAGCCGTAAAAATTGAAGGTGGTAGTCAACAAAAGAAAATTATTAAGGCCCTACTTAAGGCTGGCATACCCGTTATGGGACATTTGGGACTTTTACCCCAACAAATTCATACCATGGGTGGCTACCTATACAAAAATAGGACAGAAAAGCAAAAAGAATGGATCCTAGAAGAAGCCAAACTTCTGCAAGGACTAGGCGTTTTTTGCCTAGTCCTAGAATGCGTAGACGAAAAAACTGCCACTAGGATTCGAGACCAACTCAGTATTCCCGTCATTGGAATTGGGTCGGGAAGGGGATTGGACGGACAGATTCTAGTTTCCAACGACCTATTGGGACTAAGCATTGACTATGTGCCCAGCTTTGCTAACCAATATGCCC
- a CDS encoding helix-turn-helix domain-containing protein translates to MGKIVINLDVMMARKKIIEGSGGGGGITNANLSILKNNKAKAVCLQTLEKLCKELDCQPGDLLVYEEDEE, encoded by the coding sequence ATGGGTAAAATCGTAATCAACCTGGATGTAATGATGGCCAGGAAAAAAATCATTGAAGGATCTGGCGGCGGAGGTGGTATTACCAATGCTAATCTTTCCATACTCAAGAACAATAAGGCCAAAGCTGTGTGCCTCCAGACGTTGGAGAAGCTCTGCAAGGAGCTTGACTGTCAGCCTGGAGATCTATTGGTATATGAGGAGGATGAAGAATGA
- the ptsP gene encoding phosphoenolpyruvate--protein phosphotransferase codes for MIRGIGVSDGIVIGKVFKHNQAELVINKETISDVKKEIEKLDEALRKSVADVEKLRVKTEKNADADTAAIFGAHIEILKDPELRDGTICRIENEHINADFAFQAISDSFVDMFEAMEDEYFRERALDVKDVSKRVLMYIQGKEMVSLSSLEEEVVLVARDLTPSDTAELEKGLVKGFITDIGGRTSHTAIMARILEIPAVVGTKVAFETLNDGDMVVLDGLSGRVVANPTEEEIKEYEAIAEEHERNKAIWETFKDKESLTKDNKQVEISANIGKAADIQRVLDHGAEGIGLYRTEFLFMGRSDWPNEEEQLKSYRMVLESMGNKPVVIRTLDIGGDKNLDYLKMDEELNPFLGVRALRLCMSMPDIFRTQLRALLRASVFGNLHIMFPMVATVDEFREAKRLLQEVEQELVEEGKEVSSTYKTGIMVEIPSAAILADAFAPEVDFFSIGSNDLIQYTFASDRMNEKVSYLYQTCNPSILRLISMVIEAAHKEGKWVGMCGEMAGDVRSIPLLLGLGLDEFSMSASGVLKARHFVSEQKYENAKALAKKALQMKNQDEVLELLDEYKNRK; via the coding sequence ATGATACGAGGGATCGGCGTTAGTGATGGAATCGTAATTGGAAAGGTTTTTAAGCATAACCAGGCTGAACTGGTAATCAATAAGGAAACCATTTCCGATGTCAAAAAAGAAATAGAGAAACTGGATGAGGCTCTTAGGAAAAGTGTCGCAGACGTGGAAAAGCTCCGAGTTAAAACTGAGAAGAATGCGGATGCAGATACTGCGGCCATATTTGGAGCGCATATTGAAATCTTAAAGGATCCGGAACTTAGGGATGGGACCATTTGTAGAATAGAGAATGAGCACATCAATGCGGACTTTGCATTCCAGGCCATAAGTGATAGCTTTGTTGATATGTTTGAGGCCATGGAAGATGAGTATTTCCGGGAGAGAGCGCTGGATGTGAAGGATGTATCTAAACGTGTCCTGATGTATATCCAAGGCAAGGAGATGGTCAGTCTCAGTTCTCTTGAAGAAGAAGTGGTATTGGTCGCAAGAGACCTTACTCCATCGGATACGGCTGAACTGGAAAAAGGTTTAGTCAAGGGATTCATTACAGATATTGGAGGAAGAACGAGCCATACGGCAATCATGGCAAGAATTCTGGAAATACCTGCTGTCGTGGGTACTAAGGTAGCCTTCGAAACTTTAAACGATGGAGATATGGTTGTTCTTGACGGCCTGTCCGGTAGAGTGGTTGCTAATCCGACAGAAGAAGAAATCAAGGAATACGAGGCTATTGCGGAAGAGCATGAGCGCAATAAAGCCATTTGGGAGACCTTCAAGGATAAGGAAAGTCTGACCAAGGATAATAAGCAGGTTGAAATCAGCGCAAACATTGGCAAGGCGGCAGATATTCAAAGGGTGCTTGATCACGGTGCTGAGGGAATCGGACTGTACCGAACTGAATTTTTGTTCATGGGCAGAAGTGACTGGCCCAATGAGGAAGAGCAGCTAAAATCCTACAGAATGGTGTTGGAATCGATGGGAAATAAGCCTGTCGTAATACGTACACTGGATATCGGCGGTGACAAGAACCTGGATTATCTCAAAATGGATGAGGAATTGAATCCATTTCTAGGTGTTCGGGCACTACGGCTGTGCATGAGTATGCCGGATATCTTCCGGACCCAGCTACGTGCACTCCTCCGTGCTAGCGTGTTTGGAAATCTGCATATCATGTTTCCTATGGTAGCTACGGTCGATGAATTCAGGGAGGCCAAAAGACTTCTTCAGGAAGTGGAGCAGGAACTCGTCGAGGAGGGTAAGGAAGTAAGTAGTACTTACAAGACTGGAATCATGGTAGAGATTCCTTCAGCGGCAATACTAGCTGATGCATTTGCTCCTGAGGTAGACTTCTTCTCAATCGGTTCCAACGATTTGATTCAATATACCTTTGCGTCGGACAGGATGAATGAGAAAGTTTCATACTTGTACCAAACGTGTAATCCATCGATCCTAAGACTCATCTCCATGGTTATTGAAGCGGCTCATAAGGAAGGGAAATGGGTTGGCATGTGTGGCGAGATGGCTGGCGATGTTAGGTCTATTCCGCTCCTGTTGGGACTAGGCTTGGATGAGTTCAGTATGAGCGCGTCTGGTGTGTTGAAGGCAAGACATTTCGTATCTGAACAGAAGTACGAGAATGCCAAAGCATTGGCCAAGAAGGCACTACAGATGAAAAACCAGGATGAGGTGCTTGAACTATTGGATGAATATAAGAACAGAAAATAG